A genomic region of Branchiostoma lanceolatum isolate klBraLanc5 chromosome 4, klBraLanc5.hap2, whole genome shotgun sequence contains the following coding sequences:
- the LOC136433630 gene encoding aftiphilin-like isoform X1 has product MASGNFAPMLSSSPPPLEEGHSMTDDFDDDDFGTFSSAADSFSPGQNDSFTFQTVKDSHGVDGDGVKDSLENGGWAAFESHKPGTFPVRNGPTSVVDSNANGLEAREGDLKPESLGMGTGAMTGSVTQSTLNDDFGDFSSVSTSDVRTGSSEGQENVSQQDTTVVTNGSPSEQGSASAEFGDFSGSQETKNSLTEDDCTCLGESNAAKENSSHEHTDLPMKEESGNDRQSLSECDTNATSVLEHTGEEQSQVKSAGAFPKHSPSDSDCMSSKAEVGEGGNMGIQVEISAPTAEQHEGQLNDTNSQGEQTVVCPEGDKVGDCTGSALEEAETDEFGDFSKPSVGKPLDVISEEVPCDKEDNDDGWASFRGPAGEFGSFSDFTLVGKRPEDGNVDLYSNASDWGSASDYSRQDDEFSDFASTQETPQDETLPIDSLSDEACPSGDRSTKPDGDFVESEDLATHVEDVQSKPSGDKDLSSQDTGIVGKSVDDNDKPAYDSTGDDGEDDFGDFTSTDQPTSADTAAEDFSVVKSEDDRTDDFGEFSAPGPKAEDSEFGEFSTGDSKEDDWASFSGPSNFGEFSEGQEKPTKEEDKFGSFASTSGPEFGDFGGFQQTSSSASTSIAGSQAGDAFLNCFPVKQLGSSEVLLELLLDIITQQSAQAGPDSKDKKTTPLHLWDSLKDIDSTHALSFTWMHSQERERLLCSLGVDTRNILLPGKKALPAYAASLGMLEPTKGPVQPVSAAEKITSLTVDEPVQLKDNSKESIPPAEFDWDSSGLVNPLDGLQMRDEFGNVTGGRSASTSGSTVLNLDFFASIDDDLGTSSKSPAPLDAALMGLGLDLSPSLAPPPGSKPQSTTYDSLLASIKTSATITTPLRKDVDKDLSEEARGIMSRLPELSFMTAKVLMFPASLSKAQEDTPGSDGS; this is encoded by the exons atggcTTCGGGCAACTTTGCTCCCATGTTGTCTTCCTCACCACCTCCATTAGAGGAAGGCCATTCCATGACCGATGATTTCGACGATGATGACTTTGGGACCTTTTCAAGTGCGGCAGACTCATTCTCTCCAGGGCAGAATGACTCCTTCACATTCCAAACTGTCAAGGACAGCCATGGAGTTGATGGGGATGGTGTCAAGGATAGTCTGGAAAATGGAGGATGGGCTGCCTTTGAGAGCCATAAGCCTGGTACATTTCCTGTTCGGAACGGTCCGACTTCTGTCGTGGACTCAAATGCCAACGGATTAGAAGCTCGGGAGGGTGATTTGAAGCCTGAGAGCCTGGGCATGGGTACAGGTGCAATGACAGGAAGTGTTACGCAGAGCACTCTGAATGATGACTTTGGGGATTTCAGCAGTGTGTCTACTTCAGATGTAAGGACAGGATCTAGTGAAGGACAGGAAAATGTTTCCCAACAAGACACAACTGTTGTGACAAATGGAAGTCCAAGTGAACAAGGCTCAGCATCAGCAGAGTTTGGAGATTTCTCAGGATCGCAGGAAACCAAAAACTCTCTCACTGAGGATGACTGTACATGTCTAGGGGAGTCAAATGCTGCAAAAGAGAATTCAAGCCATGAACACACAGACTTACCGATGAAAGAGGAATCAGGGAATGATAGACAGTCTTTGTCCGAATGTGATACAAATGCCACAAGTGTTTTAGAACACACAGGTGAGGAACAAAGTCAGGTTAAATCAGCTGGTGCCTTTCCTAAACACAGTCCAAGTGATTCTGATTGCATGTCCTCGAAAGCTgaagttggggaggggggcaatatGGGAATTCAGGTGGAAATTTCAGCTCCAACTGCAGAACAGCATGAAGGTCAACTCAATGACACTAACTCCCAAGGTGAACAAACTGTAGTTTGCCCTGAAGGTGACAAAGTAGGAGACTGTACAGGAAGTGCATTGGAAGAGGCAGAAACAGATGAATTTGGAGACTTCTCCAAACCCTCAGTTGGGAAACCTTTAGATGTTATAAGTGAGGAAGTTCCCTGTGACAAGGAGGATAACGATGATGGCTGGGCTAGTTTCAGAGGCCCTGCCGGGGAGTTTGGTAGCTTCTCTGACTTCACTTTAGTTGGTAAGAGACCAGAAGATGGGAACGTAGACCTGTATAGTAATGCCAGTGACTGGGGCTCTGCCAGCGATTATTCCAGACAAGACGATGAATTCAGTGACTTTGCCTCAACTCAGGAAACACCCCAAGATGAAACTTTACCCATAGATTCCCTCTCAGACGAAGCCTGTCCATCCGGTGACAGAAGCACCAAACCGGATGGAGACTTTGTTGAATCTGAAGATCTGGCAACACATGTAGAAGATGTACAAAGTAAACCTTCTGGTGACAAAGACTTAAGTTCTCAAGACACCGGCATTGTTGGGAAAAGTGTAGATGACAATGATAAACCAGCATATGATAGTACAGGGGATGATGGAGAGGATGACTTTGGTGACTTTACATCTACTGATCAGCCAACATCTGCTGATACCGCTGCAGAGGACTTTTCTGTTGTAAAGTCAGAAGATGACAGAACTGACGACTTTGGGgagttttcagcaccagggccaaAAGCTGAAGACAGCGAGTTTGGTGAGTTCAGCACGGGTGACAGTAAGGAGGATGACTGGGCCTCTTTCTCTGGCCCGTCGAACTTTGGAGAGTTCTCCGAAGGCCAGGAGAAGCCTACCAAAGAAGAGGACAAGTTTGGCTCCTTTGCCTCTACTTCAGGACCGGAGTTTGGAGACTTTGGTGGCTTCCAGCAAACCAGTTCTTCTGCCAGCACTTCTATT GCTGGCAGCCAGGCAGGTGATGCTTTCCTGAACTGTTTCCCTGTGAAACAGCTCGGGTCATCAGAAGTTCTGCTAGAGCTACTACTGGACATCATCACCCAACAGTCAGCACAGGCTGGACCTGACAGCAAGGACAAAAA AACTACCCCACTGCATCTATGGGATAGTCTGAAGGACATAGACAGCACCCATGCCCTCAGCTTCACATGGATGCATTCACAGGAGCGGGAGAGACTACTGTGCTCTCTGGGGGTGGATACGCGCAATATT TTGTTGCCTGGAAAGAAGGCTTTACCAGCCTACGCTGCCAGCTTG GGAATGCTGGAGCCAACCAAAGGTCCCGTGCAGCCGGTGTCTGCTGCGGAGAAGATCACCTCCCTCACCGTGGATGAACCAGTTCAGCTCAAGGACAATAGCAAG GAATCCATTCCACCTGCAGAGTTTGACTGGGACAGCAGTGGACTCGTCAACCCCTTGGATG GTCTCCAGATGAGGGAtgagtttggaaatgtgacaggAGGCAGATCGG CCTCCACCAGTGGCTCTACTGTCCTAAACCTCGACTTCTTTGCATCAATTGACGACGACTTAGGCACATCAAGCAAATCACCAG CCCCCCTGGACGCAGCACTGATGGGTCTGGGCCTGGACTTGTCCCCTAGTCTTGCCCCACCCCCTGGAAGCAAACCCCAGTCCACCACCTACGACTCCCTCCTGGCCAGCATCAAAACCTCTGCCACCATCACGACCCCACTACGGAAAGATGTGGACAAGGACCTGAGCGAGGAAGCGCGAGGCATCATGTCTCGCCTGCCAGAGCTGTCCTTCATGACTGCCAAAGTGCTGATGTTTCCTGCCAGTCTGAGTAAAGCGCAGGAGGATACACCAGGTTCAGATGGTAGCTAG
- the LOC136433630 gene encoding aftiphilin-like isoform X5, with protein sequence MASGNFAPMLSSSPPPLEEGHSMTDDFDDDDFGTFSSAADSFSPGQNDSFTFQTVKDSHGVDGDGVKDSLENGGWAAFESHKPGTFPVRNGPTSVVDSNANGLEAREGDLKPESLGMGTGAMTGSVTQSTLNDDFGDFSSVSTSDVRTGSSEGQENVSQQDTTVVTNGSPSEQGSASAEFGDFSGSQETKNSLTEDDCTCLGESNAAKENSSHEHTDLPMKEESGNDRQSLSECDTNATSVLEHTGEEQSQVKSAGAFPKHSPSDSDCMSSKAEVGEGGNMGIQVEISAPTAEQHEGQLNDTNSQGEQTVVCPEGDKVGDCTGSALEEAETDEFGDFSKPSVGKPLDVISEEVPCDKEDNDDGWASFRGPAGEFGSFSDFTLVGKRPEDGNVDLYSNASDWGSASDYSRQDDEFSDFASTQETPQDETLPIDSLSDEACPSGDRSTKPDGDFVESEDLATHVEDVQSKPSGDKDLSSQDTGIVGKSVDDNDKPAYDSTGDDGEDDFGDFTSTDQPTSADTAAEDFSVVKSEDDRTDDFGEFSAPGPKAEDSEFGEFSTGDSKEDDWASFSGPSNFGEFSEGQEKPTKEEDKFGSFASTSGPEFGDFGGFQQTSSSASTSIAGSQAGDAFLNCFPVKQLGSSEVLLELLLDIITQQSAQAGPDSKDKKTTPLHLWDSLKDIDSTHALSFTWMHSQERERLLCSLGVDTRNILLPGKKALPAYAASLGMLEPTKGPVQPVSAAEKITSLTVDEPVQLKDNSKESIPPAEFDWDSSGLVNPLDAPLDAALMGLGLDLSPSLAPPPGSKPQSTTYDSLLASIKTSATITTPLRKDVDKDLSEEARGIMSRLPELSFMTAKVLMFPASLSKAQEDTPGSDGS encoded by the exons atggcTTCGGGCAACTTTGCTCCCATGTTGTCTTCCTCACCACCTCCATTAGAGGAAGGCCATTCCATGACCGATGATTTCGACGATGATGACTTTGGGACCTTTTCAAGTGCGGCAGACTCATTCTCTCCAGGGCAGAATGACTCCTTCACATTCCAAACTGTCAAGGACAGCCATGGAGTTGATGGGGATGGTGTCAAGGATAGTCTGGAAAATGGAGGATGGGCTGCCTTTGAGAGCCATAAGCCTGGTACATTTCCTGTTCGGAACGGTCCGACTTCTGTCGTGGACTCAAATGCCAACGGATTAGAAGCTCGGGAGGGTGATTTGAAGCCTGAGAGCCTGGGCATGGGTACAGGTGCAATGACAGGAAGTGTTACGCAGAGCACTCTGAATGATGACTTTGGGGATTTCAGCAGTGTGTCTACTTCAGATGTAAGGACAGGATCTAGTGAAGGACAGGAAAATGTTTCCCAACAAGACACAACTGTTGTGACAAATGGAAGTCCAAGTGAACAAGGCTCAGCATCAGCAGAGTTTGGAGATTTCTCAGGATCGCAGGAAACCAAAAACTCTCTCACTGAGGATGACTGTACATGTCTAGGGGAGTCAAATGCTGCAAAAGAGAATTCAAGCCATGAACACACAGACTTACCGATGAAAGAGGAATCAGGGAATGATAGACAGTCTTTGTCCGAATGTGATACAAATGCCACAAGTGTTTTAGAACACACAGGTGAGGAACAAAGTCAGGTTAAATCAGCTGGTGCCTTTCCTAAACACAGTCCAAGTGATTCTGATTGCATGTCCTCGAAAGCTgaagttggggaggggggcaatatGGGAATTCAGGTGGAAATTTCAGCTCCAACTGCAGAACAGCATGAAGGTCAACTCAATGACACTAACTCCCAAGGTGAACAAACTGTAGTTTGCCCTGAAGGTGACAAAGTAGGAGACTGTACAGGAAGTGCATTGGAAGAGGCAGAAACAGATGAATTTGGAGACTTCTCCAAACCCTCAGTTGGGAAACCTTTAGATGTTATAAGTGAGGAAGTTCCCTGTGACAAGGAGGATAACGATGATGGCTGGGCTAGTTTCAGAGGCCCTGCCGGGGAGTTTGGTAGCTTCTCTGACTTCACTTTAGTTGGTAAGAGACCAGAAGATGGGAACGTAGACCTGTATAGTAATGCCAGTGACTGGGGCTCTGCCAGCGATTATTCCAGACAAGACGATGAATTCAGTGACTTTGCCTCAACTCAGGAAACACCCCAAGATGAAACTTTACCCATAGATTCCCTCTCAGACGAAGCCTGTCCATCCGGTGACAGAAGCACCAAACCGGATGGAGACTTTGTTGAATCTGAAGATCTGGCAACACATGTAGAAGATGTACAAAGTAAACCTTCTGGTGACAAAGACTTAAGTTCTCAAGACACCGGCATTGTTGGGAAAAGTGTAGATGACAATGATAAACCAGCATATGATAGTACAGGGGATGATGGAGAGGATGACTTTGGTGACTTTACATCTACTGATCAGCCAACATCTGCTGATACCGCTGCAGAGGACTTTTCTGTTGTAAAGTCAGAAGATGACAGAACTGACGACTTTGGGgagttttcagcaccagggccaaAAGCTGAAGACAGCGAGTTTGGTGAGTTCAGCACGGGTGACAGTAAGGAGGATGACTGGGCCTCTTTCTCTGGCCCGTCGAACTTTGGAGAGTTCTCCGAAGGCCAGGAGAAGCCTACCAAAGAAGAGGACAAGTTTGGCTCCTTTGCCTCTACTTCAGGACCGGAGTTTGGAGACTTTGGTGGCTTCCAGCAAACCAGTTCTTCTGCCAGCACTTCTATT GCTGGCAGCCAGGCAGGTGATGCTTTCCTGAACTGTTTCCCTGTGAAACAGCTCGGGTCATCAGAAGTTCTGCTAGAGCTACTACTGGACATCATCACCCAACAGTCAGCACAGGCTGGACCTGACAGCAAGGACAAAAA AACTACCCCACTGCATCTATGGGATAGTCTGAAGGACATAGACAGCACCCATGCCCTCAGCTTCACATGGATGCATTCACAGGAGCGGGAGAGACTACTGTGCTCTCTGGGGGTGGATACGCGCAATATT TTGTTGCCTGGAAAGAAGGCTTTACCAGCCTACGCTGCCAGCTTG GGAATGCTGGAGCCAACCAAAGGTCCCGTGCAGCCGGTGTCTGCTGCGGAGAAGATCACCTCCCTCACCGTGGATGAACCAGTTCAGCTCAAGGACAATAGCAAG GAATCCATTCCACCTGCAGAGTTTGACTGGGACAGCAGTGGACTCGTCAACCCCTTGGATG CCCCCCTGGACGCAGCACTGATGGGTCTGGGCCTGGACTTGTCCCCTAGTCTTGCCCCACCCCCTGGAAGCAAACCCCAGTCCACCACCTACGACTCCCTCCTGGCCAGCATCAAAACCTCTGCCACCATCACGACCCCACTACGGAAAGATGTGGACAAGGACCTGAGCGAGGAAGCGCGAGGCATCATGTCTCGCCTGCCAGAGCTGTCCTTCATGACTGCCAAAGTGCTGATGTTTCCTGCCAGTCTGAGTAAAGCGCAGGAGGATACACCAGGTTCAGATGGTAGCTAG
- the LOC136433630 gene encoding aftiphilin-like isoform X2, whose amino-acid sequence MASGNFAPMLSSSPPPLEEGHSMTDDFDDDDFGTFSSAADSFSPGQNDSFTFQTVKDSHGVDGDGVKDSLENGGWAAFESHKPGTFPVRNGPTSVVDSNANGLEAREGDLKPESLGMGTGAMTGSVTQSTLNDDFGDFSSVSTSDVRTGSSEGQENVSQQDTTVVTNGSPSEQGSASAEFGDFSGSQETKNSLTEDDCTCLGESNAAKENSSHEHTDLPMKEESGNDRQSLSECDTNATSVLEHTGEEQSQVKSAGAFPKHSPSDSDCMSSKAEVGEGGNMGIQVEISAPTAEQHEGQLNDTNSQGEQTVVCPEGDKVGDCTGSALEEAETDEFGDFSKPSVGKPLDVISEEVPCDKEDNDDGWASFRGPAGEFGSFSDFTLVGKRPEDGNVDLYSNASDWGSASDYSRQDDEFSDFASTQETPQDETLPIDSLSDEACPSGDRSTKPDGDFVESEDLATHVEDVQSKPSGDKDLSSQDTGIVGKSVDDNDKPAYDSTGDDGEDDFGDFTSTDQPTSADTAAEDFSVVKSEDDRTDDFGEFSAPGPKAEDSEFGEFSTGDSKEDDWASFSGPSNFGEFSEGQEKPTKEEDKFGSFASTSGPEFGDFGGFQQTSSSASTSIAGSQAGDAFLNCFPVKQLGSSEVLLELLLDIITQQSAQAGPDSKDKKTTPLHLWDSLKDIDSTHALSFTWMHSQERERLLCSLGVDTRNIGMLEPTKGPVQPVSAAEKITSLTVDEPVQLKDNSKESIPPAEFDWDSSGLVNPLDGLQMRDEFGNVTGGRSASTSGSTVLNLDFFASIDDDLGTSSKSPAPLDAALMGLGLDLSPSLAPPPGSKPQSTTYDSLLASIKTSATITTPLRKDVDKDLSEEARGIMSRLPELSFMTAKVLMFPASLSKAQEDTPGSDGS is encoded by the exons atggcTTCGGGCAACTTTGCTCCCATGTTGTCTTCCTCACCACCTCCATTAGAGGAAGGCCATTCCATGACCGATGATTTCGACGATGATGACTTTGGGACCTTTTCAAGTGCGGCAGACTCATTCTCTCCAGGGCAGAATGACTCCTTCACATTCCAAACTGTCAAGGACAGCCATGGAGTTGATGGGGATGGTGTCAAGGATAGTCTGGAAAATGGAGGATGGGCTGCCTTTGAGAGCCATAAGCCTGGTACATTTCCTGTTCGGAACGGTCCGACTTCTGTCGTGGACTCAAATGCCAACGGATTAGAAGCTCGGGAGGGTGATTTGAAGCCTGAGAGCCTGGGCATGGGTACAGGTGCAATGACAGGAAGTGTTACGCAGAGCACTCTGAATGATGACTTTGGGGATTTCAGCAGTGTGTCTACTTCAGATGTAAGGACAGGATCTAGTGAAGGACAGGAAAATGTTTCCCAACAAGACACAACTGTTGTGACAAATGGAAGTCCAAGTGAACAAGGCTCAGCATCAGCAGAGTTTGGAGATTTCTCAGGATCGCAGGAAACCAAAAACTCTCTCACTGAGGATGACTGTACATGTCTAGGGGAGTCAAATGCTGCAAAAGAGAATTCAAGCCATGAACACACAGACTTACCGATGAAAGAGGAATCAGGGAATGATAGACAGTCTTTGTCCGAATGTGATACAAATGCCACAAGTGTTTTAGAACACACAGGTGAGGAACAAAGTCAGGTTAAATCAGCTGGTGCCTTTCCTAAACACAGTCCAAGTGATTCTGATTGCATGTCCTCGAAAGCTgaagttggggaggggggcaatatGGGAATTCAGGTGGAAATTTCAGCTCCAACTGCAGAACAGCATGAAGGTCAACTCAATGACACTAACTCCCAAGGTGAACAAACTGTAGTTTGCCCTGAAGGTGACAAAGTAGGAGACTGTACAGGAAGTGCATTGGAAGAGGCAGAAACAGATGAATTTGGAGACTTCTCCAAACCCTCAGTTGGGAAACCTTTAGATGTTATAAGTGAGGAAGTTCCCTGTGACAAGGAGGATAACGATGATGGCTGGGCTAGTTTCAGAGGCCCTGCCGGGGAGTTTGGTAGCTTCTCTGACTTCACTTTAGTTGGTAAGAGACCAGAAGATGGGAACGTAGACCTGTATAGTAATGCCAGTGACTGGGGCTCTGCCAGCGATTATTCCAGACAAGACGATGAATTCAGTGACTTTGCCTCAACTCAGGAAACACCCCAAGATGAAACTTTACCCATAGATTCCCTCTCAGACGAAGCCTGTCCATCCGGTGACAGAAGCACCAAACCGGATGGAGACTTTGTTGAATCTGAAGATCTGGCAACACATGTAGAAGATGTACAAAGTAAACCTTCTGGTGACAAAGACTTAAGTTCTCAAGACACCGGCATTGTTGGGAAAAGTGTAGATGACAATGATAAACCAGCATATGATAGTACAGGGGATGATGGAGAGGATGACTTTGGTGACTTTACATCTACTGATCAGCCAACATCTGCTGATACCGCTGCAGAGGACTTTTCTGTTGTAAAGTCAGAAGATGACAGAACTGACGACTTTGGGgagttttcagcaccagggccaaAAGCTGAAGACAGCGAGTTTGGTGAGTTCAGCACGGGTGACAGTAAGGAGGATGACTGGGCCTCTTTCTCTGGCCCGTCGAACTTTGGAGAGTTCTCCGAAGGCCAGGAGAAGCCTACCAAAGAAGAGGACAAGTTTGGCTCCTTTGCCTCTACTTCAGGACCGGAGTTTGGAGACTTTGGTGGCTTCCAGCAAACCAGTTCTTCTGCCAGCACTTCTATT GCTGGCAGCCAGGCAGGTGATGCTTTCCTGAACTGTTTCCCTGTGAAACAGCTCGGGTCATCAGAAGTTCTGCTAGAGCTACTACTGGACATCATCACCCAACAGTCAGCACAGGCTGGACCTGACAGCAAGGACAAAAA AACTACCCCACTGCATCTATGGGATAGTCTGAAGGACATAGACAGCACCCATGCCCTCAGCTTCACATGGATGCATTCACAGGAGCGGGAGAGACTACTGTGCTCTCTGGGGGTGGATACGCGCAATATT GGAATGCTGGAGCCAACCAAAGGTCCCGTGCAGCCGGTGTCTGCTGCGGAGAAGATCACCTCCCTCACCGTGGATGAACCAGTTCAGCTCAAGGACAATAGCAAG GAATCCATTCCACCTGCAGAGTTTGACTGGGACAGCAGTGGACTCGTCAACCCCTTGGATG GTCTCCAGATGAGGGAtgagtttggaaatgtgacaggAGGCAGATCGG CCTCCACCAGTGGCTCTACTGTCCTAAACCTCGACTTCTTTGCATCAATTGACGACGACTTAGGCACATCAAGCAAATCACCAG CCCCCCTGGACGCAGCACTGATGGGTCTGGGCCTGGACTTGTCCCCTAGTCTTGCCCCACCCCCTGGAAGCAAACCCCAGTCCACCACCTACGACTCCCTCCTGGCCAGCATCAAAACCTCTGCCACCATCACGACCCCACTACGGAAAGATGTGGACAAGGACCTGAGCGAGGAAGCGCGAGGCATCATGTCTCGCCTGCCAGAGCTGTCCTTCATGACTGCCAAAGTGCTGATGTTTCCTGCCAGTCTGAGTAAAGCGCAGGAGGATACACCAGGTTCAGATGGTAGCTAG
- the LOC136433630 gene encoding aftiphilin-like isoform X4: MASGNFAPMLSSSPPPLEEGHSMTDDFDDDDFGTFSSAADSFSPGQNDSFTFQTVKDSHGVDGDGVKDSLENGGWAAFESHKPGTFPVRNGPTSVVDSNANGLEAREGDLKPESLGMGTGAMTGSVTQSTLNDDFGDFSSVSTSDVRTGSSEGQENVSQQDTTVVTNGSPSEQGSASAEFGDFSGSQETKNSLTEDDCTCLGESNAAKENSSHEHTDLPMKEESGNDRQSLSECDTNATSVLEHTGEEQSQVKSAGAFPKHSPSDSDCMSSKAEVGEGGNMGIQVEISAPTAEQHEGQLNDTNSQGEQTVVCPEGDKVGDCTGSALEEAETDEFGDFSKPSVGKPLDVISEEVPCDKEDNDDGWASFRGPAGEFGSFSDFTLVGKRPEDGNVDLYSNASDWGSASDYSRQDDEFSDFASTQETPQDETLPIDSLSDEACPSGDRSTKPDGDFVESEDLATHVEDVQSKPSGDKDLSSQDTGIVGKSVDDNDKPAYDSTGDDGEDDFGDFTSTDQPTSADTAAEDFSVVKSEDDRTDDFGEFSAPGPKAEDSEFGEFSTGDSKEDDWASFSGPSNFGEFSEGQEKPTKEEDKFGSFASTSGPEFGDFGGFQQTSSSASTSIAGSQAGDAFLNCFPVKQLGSSEVLLELLLDIITQQSAQAGPDSKDKKTTPLHLWDSLKDIDSTHALSFTWMHSQERERLLCSLGVDTRNILLPGKKALPAYAASLGMLEPTKGPVQPVSAAEKITSLTVDEPVQLKDNSKESIPPAEFDWDSSGLVNPLDGLQMRDEFGNVTGGRSAPLDAALMGLGLDLSPSLAPPPGSKPQSTTYDSLLASIKTSATITTPLRKDVDKDLSEEARGIMSRLPELSFMTAKVLMFPASLSKAQEDTPGSDGS, encoded by the exons atggcTTCGGGCAACTTTGCTCCCATGTTGTCTTCCTCACCACCTCCATTAGAGGAAGGCCATTCCATGACCGATGATTTCGACGATGATGACTTTGGGACCTTTTCAAGTGCGGCAGACTCATTCTCTCCAGGGCAGAATGACTCCTTCACATTCCAAACTGTCAAGGACAGCCATGGAGTTGATGGGGATGGTGTCAAGGATAGTCTGGAAAATGGAGGATGGGCTGCCTTTGAGAGCCATAAGCCTGGTACATTTCCTGTTCGGAACGGTCCGACTTCTGTCGTGGACTCAAATGCCAACGGATTAGAAGCTCGGGAGGGTGATTTGAAGCCTGAGAGCCTGGGCATGGGTACAGGTGCAATGACAGGAAGTGTTACGCAGAGCACTCTGAATGATGACTTTGGGGATTTCAGCAGTGTGTCTACTTCAGATGTAAGGACAGGATCTAGTGAAGGACAGGAAAATGTTTCCCAACAAGACACAACTGTTGTGACAAATGGAAGTCCAAGTGAACAAGGCTCAGCATCAGCAGAGTTTGGAGATTTCTCAGGATCGCAGGAAACCAAAAACTCTCTCACTGAGGATGACTGTACATGTCTAGGGGAGTCAAATGCTGCAAAAGAGAATTCAAGCCATGAACACACAGACTTACCGATGAAAGAGGAATCAGGGAATGATAGACAGTCTTTGTCCGAATGTGATACAAATGCCACAAGTGTTTTAGAACACACAGGTGAGGAACAAAGTCAGGTTAAATCAGCTGGTGCCTTTCCTAAACACAGTCCAAGTGATTCTGATTGCATGTCCTCGAAAGCTgaagttggggaggggggcaatatGGGAATTCAGGTGGAAATTTCAGCTCCAACTGCAGAACAGCATGAAGGTCAACTCAATGACACTAACTCCCAAGGTGAACAAACTGTAGTTTGCCCTGAAGGTGACAAAGTAGGAGACTGTACAGGAAGTGCATTGGAAGAGGCAGAAACAGATGAATTTGGAGACTTCTCCAAACCCTCAGTTGGGAAACCTTTAGATGTTATAAGTGAGGAAGTTCCCTGTGACAAGGAGGATAACGATGATGGCTGGGCTAGTTTCAGAGGCCCTGCCGGGGAGTTTGGTAGCTTCTCTGACTTCACTTTAGTTGGTAAGAGACCAGAAGATGGGAACGTAGACCTGTATAGTAATGCCAGTGACTGGGGCTCTGCCAGCGATTATTCCAGACAAGACGATGAATTCAGTGACTTTGCCTCAACTCAGGAAACACCCCAAGATGAAACTTTACCCATAGATTCCCTCTCAGACGAAGCCTGTCCATCCGGTGACAGAAGCACCAAACCGGATGGAGACTTTGTTGAATCTGAAGATCTGGCAACACATGTAGAAGATGTACAAAGTAAACCTTCTGGTGACAAAGACTTAAGTTCTCAAGACACCGGCATTGTTGGGAAAAGTGTAGATGACAATGATAAACCAGCATATGATAGTACAGGGGATGATGGAGAGGATGACTTTGGTGACTTTACATCTACTGATCAGCCAACATCTGCTGATACCGCTGCAGAGGACTTTTCTGTTGTAAAGTCAGAAGATGACAGAACTGACGACTTTGGGgagttttcagcaccagggccaaAAGCTGAAGACAGCGAGTTTGGTGAGTTCAGCACGGGTGACAGTAAGGAGGATGACTGGGCCTCTTTCTCTGGCCCGTCGAACTTTGGAGAGTTCTCCGAAGGCCAGGAGAAGCCTACCAAAGAAGAGGACAAGTTTGGCTCCTTTGCCTCTACTTCAGGACCGGAGTTTGGAGACTTTGGTGGCTTCCAGCAAACCAGTTCTTCTGCCAGCACTTCTATT GCTGGCAGCCAGGCAGGTGATGCTTTCCTGAACTGTTTCCCTGTGAAACAGCTCGGGTCATCAGAAGTTCTGCTAGAGCTACTACTGGACATCATCACCCAACAGTCAGCACAGGCTGGACCTGACAGCAAGGACAAAAA AACTACCCCACTGCATCTATGGGATAGTCTGAAGGACATAGACAGCACCCATGCCCTCAGCTTCACATGGATGCATTCACAGGAGCGGGAGAGACTACTGTGCTCTCTGGGGGTGGATACGCGCAATATT TTGTTGCCTGGAAAGAAGGCTTTACCAGCCTACGCTGCCAGCTTG GGAATGCTGGAGCCAACCAAAGGTCCCGTGCAGCCGGTGTCTGCTGCGGAGAAGATCACCTCCCTCACCGTGGATGAACCAGTTCAGCTCAAGGACAATAGCAAG GAATCCATTCCACCTGCAGAGTTTGACTGGGACAGCAGTGGACTCGTCAACCCCTTGGATG GTCTCCAGATGAGGGAtgagtttggaaatgtgacaggAGGCAGATCGG CCCCCCTGGACGCAGCACTGATGGGTCTGGGCCTGGACTTGTCCCCTAGTCTTGCCCCACCCCCTGGAAGCAAACCCCAGTCCACCACCTACGACTCCCTCCTGGCCAGCATCAAAACCTCTGCCACCATCACGACCCCACTACGGAAAGATGTGGACAAGGACCTGAGCGAGGAAGCGCGAGGCATCATGTCTCGCCTGCCAGAGCTGTCCTTCATGACTGCCAAAGTGCTGATGTTTCCTGCCAGTCTGAGTAAAGCGCAGGAGGATACACCAGGTTCAGATGGTAGCTAG